In Heteronotia binoei isolate CCM8104 ecotype False Entrance Well chromosome 1, APGP_CSIRO_Hbin_v1, whole genome shotgun sequence, the genomic window ccccccccaaatattcaaTTGCATAACAGTTCATAAATCCAACTGGCAGGACTCGCTGCCATCTTAAAGACAGTGCTACATCGTGGAGGTGGGAGGACAGATTTGGTTTAAATTAAGAGCATCTTTCTGGTTCTCGTAGTCCAAGACaccaaatgccttcccttctctgCACATCgccaccctacccccaccccAGACTCACAGCTTTGAAAGAAAATACTGGCATAAGATGCTCCCCTCACAAGAACAGCTACGTTTGGGTTCggtttcctttttcttttaaatataaaGAGACAAGTTGAAGTCTCATTACTTCTGGATCAGGCTAAGACCCAGAAAGACTTTTCTGGGCAATAGCCAATTGCGCCAAAGGGTAGTCTAATTTTTTGGAGACAGACAGTAccaacaaaaaacccaaaaataagTAGTAGTAGAAGTAGACAGCACAAGAGAGAATGTGAAAAGGAAGGATGACAGACCTGGGGAGTTTCCGGCAAGAAGCCCAAAAGGCTCTCCCGGCCTGTGGAGAATGGCCCTCTCCAAAGACCTCGTAAAGAGGGGCCTGGGACCAACTTCTCAGAATTTTTTCCTGCCTCCCATTTTGGTTCCCAACCAGAGGGAGGGATGAAATCAACTGCATCGATTTCCACATTGGCAGGTCTTACAGTTGCTCAGGATTTGACTCCTTAAGAgaacacacaccccttttttttaaaggaaaaaaaatcccaattcCATTCCAAAGAAGAGGCAAAGATGAGAAAAAAAGGGTTGAGGGGGTGGGTTCAAGGAGCCGTCTGGAGCATCAAGTTCCTCAGGAGTTTCTGGCGGCCCACCTCGTAATCCTCTTCATCCACGTTGACCAGGAGCTTGATGGCCTCGTGGCCCACTGCTTGCTTGAGCGAGTCCGTGATAAAGACGCCTTTCAGGGCCTCCAGCAGAGAGCCGTTGATGTAGTCGCGCCAGAAGGCGTCGAGGTAAGTGAGCTCCGAGAACTTTATGTCACAGATGATCGAGCCCAGGTCCCGGGATTTCAAGATCGTGTTGGCCTGGCTAAAGCGCTCAAATTGCCGCTCAAGAGGGTCCTGCTTGTTGGAGAAGACGTTCCCCTCCAGGGCTGTCTCATGCTGGCAATACTCCGCTCGGACTCGGAGGCGGATGTCTGGAAAGGAGACAATGGAGAATAGGAtaagaacccatgttggatcaggccaatggcccatccaattcaacactccgtgtcacaaagtggccaaaaaaacccaggtgccatcaggaggtccaccagtggggcagaactccagaagcccttctactgctgcccctccaagcactgagaatacagagcatcactatcccagacactataccttgtagctaatagccattgatggaactctgctccagatgtttattcagtctcctcttgaggctgtctatccttgtagctgctgccacttcctgcagcagtgaattccacgggtTCATTTCTCTTTGGATGTATATTAAGAACATAACCATTGTGGGAAATTAGACAAATACTCTGTTTGGCCAAGGAGCAAAATCAGATTGCTTCCGGAAGCCTGTGAGCAAACCATGAAGCCCAAAACCTTCCTTCTCTTGGTCATCTGGTGCTTTTCCCCCCTCAGAGGTACACTGCTGCTAAACCAAGAGGCTCCATTTCATGATCATGGCTAGCAGTCACAACAGGACTGGGGGAAAGTTCCTGTCAGTGCCATGGTCAAACTCCAGAATGGAGAAGTGACCTGGGAAATAGACACATTGCATCAAGGCACTCTTTCTCAGGGCTAAGAACTCAGGCAGCCCCTTAGATTACTAGGAGGCTGCAGACGATGAAAAGACGGGAGATGGCTAGAGTGGCAGTGAAGGAAGACTCGGGATGAATCTGACAAGACACGGGCAAGAGCCTTTGAAAGCCTAATCCATGCTGGTGATGGCAGCAAAGAAACCGCATTTCTCCACCAGCACTGCATCTGCATTGTGTAGACCAGTGGGTCTCTTCCAGATAGCCAGGGGCCTATTGGGTTCTAGCCAATGGGAAGAGGTAGACTGTTCTGCAGCCTGTTGGGACCTTTTGCTAAGCACTTCGTGGATAAAATCTCTCGCGTCCTTTCCAACTTGCACTTTACAAgatcagatggtcccaggttgCCGATTTCTTTAGCTGCATGGGATACCTTTCAGCTTGTGCAGTCTGAGTATGCGGACAGTATTCCTGGAAGTTTAAAACTTACcgccttgcccctcctggctactCAAATCTGCCAGGGGAAGGGCTGTTCAGGAGACAACAAATGCCAAACTGAGAGAGGGGGTTGGTCACTCTTGCCTTGAAGTGGGCAGTGGTGCATCCATTACTAAAGAAATCTACTCTGGGCCCAGGACAGCTGATTAACTTGTCCAGTCTCAAATGTACCATTACTTGACCAAGGTGACAGAACCGGTGGTGGCTGGCCAACTTTAGAGATTCCTGCAGTGGATTGTCTGGATCCATACCAATCTGGATACAGGCCCACTTAGAGGACTGAAACGACCATGGTTCCCTTGATGGATCACATGCACTGGGAGATGAACAGGGGGAGTGAAAACCTGTTAATTCTCTCCTGGACCTCCCAATGGCTTCTGATACCATTCATCACGGCATCCTTCTGGATCTCCTTTCAGCGCTGAGACTGGGAGGCACTACAGTGGTTCCAGTTCTATTGAGAAGGATAAATTTCAGAGTGTGGTGCTGGGGCACTGCTGCTCTGTCTCTTGGCCTCTGGGGTCCCCCAAGCTTCCATCATCCCCCATGCTTTTCAGCATTCTACGTAAAACCACTGGGAGAGGTCATTTGGAGATTAGGGCTGAGCTGGCACCCATATGAAGATGATACTCAGCTCTATTTCATGCTACCAACAGAGCCCAAGAAGGCTGTGGAAACTGTGAACAGATGCCCTGATGGAGTTTCGGAATGGATGAGGGCTAGCAAGTTGAAACTTAATCCCAAACAAAACAGAGGTGagggttttttgtggggagggcatGTGTCTGATCAGGGAAATGGGTTGCCCCCtcttctggatggggttgcattcTCCTTAAAGAAGCAAGTTCACAGCTTGCAGGTGCTTCTAAACCCAGGCTTCCTGTTAGATAAACAAGTGGCAGGGATAGCCAGGGTGTCTCTATCACCATCTTTGGCTGGAGAGCAAGCAGGGACACATTATTTTCTTGTAGAAGTcaagagagggaggaaaataaaAAGCAAGGATAAGAGTCAGAGAGAAAGGTATGTGGAGAGCGAGGCTTGAGGCAAAGTGGGAACTGAAGTGAGAAGCCGCTCATTGGAGAAGAGAAAACTTCATACAGCAAGGTTGGGAGGGGAGTGCTTGGAAGCAGGTTCTAGAGTAAaaggaacagaacaaagtagACTGTGGCCAAAGAAGCAAAGTAAATagttcagatgtttgagagccgcaagacatgaacatcaggtggttgagagctgggagggagggagggagggaggaaggaaggaaggaaggaaggaaggaaggaaggaagggagggagggagggagggagggagggagggagggagggaggaaggaaggaaggaaggaaggaaggaaggaaggaaggaaggaaggaaggaaggaaggaaggaaggaaggaaggaaggaaggagagatggaaagaaagcaactttaactttaaatgcattctctaagccgccAGCTAGCTTAGCctgaagaaatgatttaaagagggaaatgcttTCTCCGAACTGGCTGACAttgtggtgggggcttcaggagccacagaaCATGTgtagaagagccacatgtggctctcgagccacagtttggccacccctgggctagtatgtggatgggaagccaccaaggaatatcagggtcactataaagaggcaggcaatggcaaagcaactctaaatgtctcttgccttgaaaacttcacagggtcgccataaattaaaacaaaaatacatataaaaatatatattttaaaaatatatatacatttaaaataaaaacttaaaacaaatacATGAATGGAAGGCCCAAAGCAGAAAAGCCTTCAACTGCTGGCAGAAAGTGTGATGAAATACCTTTTTTCTTCTGGAGGCTTGGACTGAGTAAAACTTTCACCtttagttttaaaatgttttcctcaCTCTTGGCAGAGaacagggtgggtgggggagtcAATTCAATAGCTTCCCAGCCTCACCCTACCAGGCTTTAGACGTACTAATGAACACCTGGCTGGACAACAATGTGATGGTCCAGTCTCTCTCACAGAGACACCCAGTTACAAAAGTGAAATCTTTCAGGAAACAGAGTTTGGGAGGTTGAAAACCCCAAAGAAGTCTTTTCCCGGAGACTTCAGAAAAGTTTCTTTGACCTGCGCTactctgctgggggtggggtggggaaacagATGATAAAATCCTTGGCACAAGGAGGCAATGGTCAGGCAGCACctggcctcacttcaaaaaggatgtggacagagtgaagcaggtgcagaggagggcaacaggAATGATCAggggctggagaccaagccctctgAAGAAAGGCTAAAGGACTTAGGAATGTTCAGACTGGAGAcgaggaggttgaggggagacATAATTCCTCTCTTTAAGAATTTGAAAAGCTGTCACTGAGGAGGGCAGCGAGCTGTTCCTGTAGGCTGCAGAGGAtaagactcacaataatgggtttaaactaTAGACAGAAAGGTACTAGCTGGATATATGTTTACAGTAAAAGTAGTTCATCAGAGGAATCGGCTACCTAGGGAGatggtgagccccccccccctcctctcaagGAGTCTTCAAGACACAAGTGGATGAACTTTTATTATTGGTAGTCCCTGAACCCAAAATGGTCCAGCTCCCCTTGTCCAGGGTTGGGGCCTTTTCAGCACTGggtccagcctggtggaactatCTTCCGAGTgactcagttccacaaggcctataAGACTgaaatgttccaccaggtgtACGGTTGAGGACAGCCATGGCTGCTGGTAAGACCAGTGGCCTCCCAGGTGTCTTATTTTCCACCTTTATATTGCCATACTCCCTGGTTAAGGACTTTCCCATCGGTGGAATATGATGTTACACTAGCTACCCAACTGCTGCCATCAGATGCCACCTGATTGTTCTGGAGGCACTCATTGTTATTTTATTCAtctttattgtatgtttttaccCTGCACTGATGAGATATGTGGTGTGCCCCCTGAGCCCAATTTTGGGAAATGGGCAGGACAGAAATTAAATCATCAGACAGCAGGAGCACCAGAGCCAGGCCTCTGAAAATGATCATGGGAAATTATGAAGAACGAAGAACTATGAGAACGCCGCCCACTTTCCACATTATATATTAGCAGACATGGCACCAAAGTTGTTAATTTTTATATACTATGGTTTTAGTGTTCTCTAATGTTTTATTCTGAGATTGTTTTataatatattgtattttatgataTCTTTCGCTGTTAGCTGCCCTAAGTCTGTTCATagggaaggcgggatacaaacagaaataaataaatcacggTGGTTGGGTAGGTTTGTACGGGAGCAGATGGTCCTTGAACCAGCAGCATTTGGAGGAGAAAGTCCTCGGTTACCAACTTACCACACGTCTGTTTGTCTTTAGGGTCTGGCGTCACCGACTTCCTCCTTTTCCGCTGGCTACCAAGGAGGGCCCTTCCCCGACCAGACCTCTTGGTACAAATCTGGGGACCTGAAGAGGAGCAGCAGACCAGCGGGTGGTGGGGAGGCACTGGAAGGCATAAGAAAGGAGGCTGATCAGCTACTAGGCCAAAGTGTTGTCCGTCCTTAATGTAATGCCCTCACATTTGATCTCGCCCTTCAGACTAAGAAGTTCATGGTGCCTTtcctgggattaaaaaaaaaggtaaaggtgcaagcatcagtcgtttccaacttcgGGGTGTTGTCGCATCAccacattttcacgacagactttttacggggtggcttgcccagtcctctacactttacccccagcaagctggggactcattttaccaacctcagaaggatggaaggctgagtcaaccttgagctagctacctgaacccagcttccgcaggatcgaactcaggtcgtaagcagagagcttggactgcagtactgcagctttaccactctgcgccacgtggCTCCTGGGATTAGTCCCATTTTAACCTCATCCTCTACCTCCAGGCCAGTCCCTCTCCTACCATATAAGGCATAATTGTGTGGAGAATACTGTGCACAAAGAAGATCTTGggcccctggcatctccagtttaaagggcaTTGCAGGCAGGAGGTGTTAGCAAACACCTCTCTCTGCCTAAGACCATGGAGAGTAGAGTGTATTGAAAGCGGTGAATTAGTGGTCTGATTATAAGCATTAAACAGGCTCATATGTGATTAAACTCCTTTAACTCAAACTGCAACAGAGAACCCACTTAATTTTTAAACATAGTGGCAAAATGGCTAgcctcctggagaggtggcaagctGGCTTTAAAAGTTTCTCTGAGCTCAGAGGtaagcaggagggagggggggaggaatttaGCCCCTGGCATTACAGCAGCATCTGGGCTACCTCTTAAGAGATGCTAATTGAGCTACCTGAAGAGACAATGGGCATCTTTCTCTAGGCAGGAAACAGAGTGGGGAGAGTGCTGGGCTAGACCAGCCCCAGAGACTATCTCCAGGAATAAGCCAGAAGGCATGGGGGGTTTCCCAGACTGCCTACCAGAAAGGAGGCTTcctggggacaacaggaaaagaagcctaaaCCTGGGCAGACCAGGTAACAAGGGGTGGAGAGTGATGTGAAACTGGTGGAGTCAGAGGATTAATAAAAGCGCTTGCTCTGAAGAGCGCTCTCTTGGAGCTGGGACAGGAAGATAACAGACTGCTACGCTCCAGCCAGTAGCCAGCAGTCATCTTTGACCATGTGGCTGGGCCTGGTTGGATGCAGGAAGCCTGAAGCAATGAGGTATCATTCAAAACTTATTGTAATTTACTAAGCTTATATGTGCctgctctgcttaaacatctggtaGGGCAAGTTTTTAAACCAGGGACAGAAGGATGCGTTTCAAACCAACTTTTATTTAATCTTCTGGTTGCTGATCGTGTGCTGTGCTAAGATTATGCTTATAACTTTTCACTTTTTTGAAATAAACCTTTTACTGTTTTGAAGGCTGGCAGTaaagctctgtaccacatagttccccaagtgccttagaccacgctactgtaaTAGGGGAGTCCCGGGAAGGAGGAAGGCGCACAGTCAGCAAGGGTGCCAAGGGCTCTCCCAAGGAAGGACTTTGGTTTCTGTGGCATCCAGGTGCTGGGTAACAGGactttgaggccaggcctcagaactggaaagaggGATCAGGAGTCCGGTTCCTCTCAGTCAGAAACCCCCAAATTGAGCAGGCAGCGCACCCTagtggcaggaaggaaaatagttcccttcaagagttggcaacccaagaaggAGCGGACGGGACTGGGTTTGAAGGTCAAATTGGGCTGGTTCCATCACAAACAAACGTATCGGTTTTTTCTCTATTTCTCTTAAGCATGACCAGAGTACAAAGAAGGAGTTGAGTACTGTTAATACTGCATTGAAGAAACTGAAGTTTAGCAAGTACAGTTTATCATGCAGACATATGGaaactgcctcatactgaatccaACTCTCCAACTGCTACGAAAGGCCAAATATAAGCGTTTTAACCCAGTGCAAATGGGAGCTGGTAAATATGGaagaggttcaatgtggacaagtgcaaagtaatgccgatttggggtcaaaaatcccagctacaaacgcaagttgatggggtgtgaactggcagactgaccaagagagagatcttggggtcatggtagataattcactgaaaatgtcaagacagtgtgcgattgcaataaaaaaggccaatgccatgctgggaattattaggaagggaattgaaaacaaatcagccagtattataatgcccctgtataaatcgatggtgcggtctcatttggaatactgtgtacaattctggtcaacgcacctcaaaaaggatattatagcattggaaaaagtccagaaaagggcaactagaaggattaaaggtttggaatgctttccctatgaagaaaggttaaaacgcttggggctctttagcttggagaagcgtcgactgcggggtgaaatgatagaggtttacaagattatgcatgggatggagaaagtagagaaaagtacttttctccctttctcacaatacaagaactcatgggcattcaatgaaattgttgagccgtcaggttagaacggataaaaggaagtaccgtatttttggaacataagacgcactccccccccccaaaaaaagtgggggggaaagtgtgtgcgtcttatggagcgaaggtacgtaccttcctccagGGGGGGgcgtgatccgctgcctccgcctctgatcccggcgcttcccccgcgcctgcctgcctggctccagtttcttccagcaagcgctgggatcgttccacgtggccccaccgcaaacccagcgcttcacgagcgccggctgtggagagggcagcgtgcttcctccttgcctgcctgcctggctccagctctgatgcttacagcaagtgccaggatcgctccctccgccctccgatcccagcacttgttTTAAgtatcagagctggagccaggcaggcaggcaaggaggaagtacgctgccctctccgcagccggcgcttgcgaagcgctgggtttgtggtggggccacgtggagcgatcccagcacttgctggaagaaactggagccaggcaggcacgggggaagtgccgggatcggaggcggaggcagcggatcgcaccccaggaggaagaagaagaagaagaagatattggatttatatcctgccctccactccgaagagtctcagagcggctcacaatctcctttaccttcctcccccacaacagtcaccctgtgaggtgggtggggctggagagggctctcccagcagctgccctttcaaggacaacctctgccagagctatggctgacccaaggccatgccagcaggtgcaagtggaggagtggggaatcaaacccggttctcccagataagagtccgtgcacttaaccactacaccaaactggctcctatcgtccggagcgccttatggtgcgaaaaatacagtattttttcatccaaagggtgattaacatgtggaattcactgccacaggacgtggcggcggctacaagcatagacagcttcaagaagagtttggataaaaatatggagtagaggtgcatcagtggctattagccgcagcgtattagaactgtctggggcagtgatgctctgtattcttggtgcttggggggggggcaaagtggaaggacttctagccccacttgtgaacctccttttttttggccactgtgtgaccccaCCAGGGGGCGGCaggggactggatgggccattgacctgatccaacatggcttctcttgtgttcttatggagGTGGGATTTATCACAGATGGCCAGTCTTTTTCAAGGTTGCTCTCTGCTTGCC contains:
- the DEDD gene encoding death effector domain-containing protein — translated: MAALKRSRKQAWPEEEGDREHGLYSLHRMFDIVGTHLTHRDVRVLSFLFVDVIDDYERGMIRSGRDFLLALERQGRCDETNFRQVLQLLRIITRHDLLPYVTLKRRRAVCPDLVDKYLEETSIRYVTPRAHTSAEHAPAHQHKSVPPHHPLVCCSSSGPQICTKRSGRGRALLGSQRKRRKSVTPDPKDKQTCDIRLRVRAEYCQHETALEGNVFSNKQDPLERQFERFSQANTILKSRDLGSIICDIKFSELTYLDAFWRDYINGSLLEALKGVFITDSLKQAVGHEAIKLLVNVDEEDYEVGRQKLLRNLMLQTAP